In the Carettochelys insculpta isolate YL-2023 chromosome 6, ASM3395843v1, whole genome shotgun sequence genome, AAGGCATGTCTCTTTGCTTAACCAGAGATGTGACTTTCTCCTTCAGCTTTCTGTTCAGCTCTTCTAGCTCTCTCTTCTCTGTGGCCATGTCTTTTATCATGGTCTCGCATTGCCCATGTTTGTCTTGCAGgactttaaatattaaaatatgttcTTCCAGTTTTCCAAGTCTGTGTTGCAATCGTATGTTCTCACTGTGCATTTCTAGCTTCTCCTGTGCATACTGGTCACAGGTACCTTCCAGTTGCTTAACTTTTTCCAGGAGAAGTGCTTTTTCCTGTCTGAGTTTCGCACTTTCTTGATTACTTTCTTCTAACCTGTGCCTCAGACTGGTAAGTCTTGGTACACTCTCTTctagttttttattttgttccaaCAGCTTTGTCAGTTCAGATTTCAGCCTCATGTTTTCTAGCTGGATTTCTTCCTGTAATGACATAAGTGTGGATCGTTCCACTGATCCTTCTTCTAGCTCTTCAATTTTTTCCCAAAGCTGAGGTACCAGATTGTtcagctctccatcccctttagttACTCCATCGGCTTTCTCAAGTTGGAGACACACTTCAGGTCTTTCTTCGGCCTTCGCTCGCTCAGTTGGCAGCCTAGAAACCACCAAACCAAGCCCTTTACTGTCCGTAGCGTGATTGGATTTTATTTTTGCCACGTTTCTGTCTTCCTGAAGACATCTATGCTCTCTTTGAACATCTTCATATGACATCTTCAACTTGAGACCTGCCTCAAAGATTTTCTTAAGCTCCATCTGTTTCATTTCCAGCACAAATGCTTTGGAAATCTGATGTTGCTTCTTGTCATCAGCCTCATTACATCTTGTTTCCAATACCATTATACTTTCCAAAAGCTGAGCCAGCTGTTTTTTCAGGGCATGGTTCTCTACCTTAGTGTCTTCACACACCTTCTCCAGACTGGAATAAGCCTCAGTCATTTCCTCAAGCTTCTTAGCTTTAGCCTCCAACAATGAAAGAACTTGCAAGTCCTCTCCTTTGTCTGTCTCCTTACAGCCATCATCCAGGTTTTTGAGAACCTTGCCCTCAGTTTGCTCCATCTTGTCTTGCAGTGGAGAGTCTTCCATCTCAGAATTTGATTGGTCAAAACCGGAAAGTTTCCCTGGCTCTTTTGCCTGTGTCTGTAACTTGATAATCTCAGAAACCATGTTCAAATTTTCCTTCACAACCTGCTCAGGTTGTAGGTTTATAAGAACATCTCCACTCTCTTCCAACTGCTGCATGCCAGATAGTGCTGAAACCCTGCTCTTCAATTCTGCACATTCATTGGCCAAGGCACCAAAGTCCTTCCGCAGTCTGGCCAAATCAAGGGTTTCCTGCTGcaatttctttatttttccttcaaGCTTTAAGATTTCCAAACTCATCTCTGCCTTCTCTCTTTCTGCTCTCTCATGAGTCTCTCTGTTCAAACCCTCCAAATCAAGGAGTTTGGAATTCAACTTGCATTTCTCTTGCTTGTATTCTGTCTCAAGCACTTCAAGTCTTTGACTAACCAGCTTCCTTTTTTCTTCTATCCCAGACATGTGTTCTTCTCTGACTTTTAGCTCTCTTGCATGATCATTCTGTAGCTGCTGTATTTTATTGCGCAACTCGTCCTCTTGTTTTTCAGTAGCATTTCTTAGGTCCTGAAGCTCTTTTTGGAGCTGCTCTTTTTCACATACTAACTTGTTCACGTGTTCCTTGAAGTTTTTCTCCAGGAGTTCCTTCTCCTGGGTTAGCGCAAAGGAAATGGCCTTTTTGCTCTCCAGCGTTGCCCTCAGTTGCTCTTGGGCCTCAGTGCATTCCTGGATGATTTCATCCTTTTCAAACTCCCACTGAGATTTCTCCTCGCACTGCTGTTTGGCGAGTTCTTGCAGCTCTCGCTGATAGCGCTCTTCAAGATTTCGTAATGTTTCTTCATACTTGTTCACAATTgtttgtctgttgacagaaaactgagTTTCCATTTGAGATGTTCTTCTGTTATAATTAGTTTCCATCTTTTTCCTACATATGTTCAACATAACATATTACTAAAACCACTGCCAAACTCCAGAAAACATGCTTGGTTTTAAACTAAATTTAACAAAACAATGGAATTTTACATATTGAATTACATTTCAATGCATATTTACTTGTTGGGTTTTTCTTTTGAGAACCAGAGTTACATTTAAGAAACCACCTGCTGGAATTTAAAAATCTACATGTTTTGCAAGGAAGACTGCCTCAAAGTACTGAATGAGTTATCTTACTAAATATAAGTGCCAGCAGATTCACGAGTGGACTCCTTCCAGTGAGGTTTCACATGAGCGCAAGAGGTCTCCTTACACTGACCATCTTTCTAGTTTGGAGCCAGATATTTAGCTCTGGGGTTAGAGAACCCAAGtggtaaattttaaaaaagccttttgATAAGTACATGGAAAGAGCATGGACTCTAAATGGGATCTACAAATTCATTATGTTTTGATCCTATTAACTAATTTAATTTATATATCTGTATTTGTCTGCCCTTGAAGTGAAACcagtaacatttttgttttgacagtaacATTAAGcatctgctcttaaaaaaaaccaaaaaacaaaaagtagtaaTTTTGGGTACCAACAGATTCACATAAAATAAAAGTACCTCTTCTAGTATAATTTATACCGTCAGAACTTTAAAGAAGTGTCAAAAAAGATTAAGGAGCAGGAATAGCTTCCTCAGAATTAGATCAGCCTAAAAAAATCTGCCTACCAGGTGGCCCAAACTGTTCAGTCTCACCTTTCTTCTTGGAGTTCCTTTTGGTGTTTCTCCAGGAATTCGCGTTGTAGCTCTGCCCTCTCAAAAGCATGTTTCTCTGTCAAGCTTTTCAGCTGCTCCTGGAAGCCTCGTTctacctcctccttttcttcctgcaGGGTCTGGACAAGGGCTCTCATCTTTTCTTCCATCCCAACACCTTTCTGGAGCAGCTCTTCCCGCTCTCGATTAAAGCTCTCTTGTACCTGTGCCAAACTAATCTGGAGGTCCTCCTCGTGTCTTAACTTCAGCAGTTCTTGGAGATTAGCCTTCTCCTTATCAAAGACCATCTGTAAGTTATTCCTCTCCTCGTTATGTTTACAGTCaagtctttctttttcttctttgagtattTCTGCCTCTCCCTGAAGTGCTTCAATCTGGTTTTTAAGGGCACTTATTTGCTTTTCCATCATTTGTCTTTCTTCATTATATTTCTTCACCACATTTTCTTGCTCCTTTTCACAATGGGCCCTGGTCTCAACTAGTTGGTTTTCATAACGACTCATCTGTGTTAAAAGACAAATGCAGTGGTTTATTTTCTAGCTCCCAGAGAAGCAATATTCTCATTTGCACATTAGCATCTGAAATTGCCTTTCCCCACAGAAGCAGAATAGGGATGCTGGAGCAGCCATATTTCTTGATATGGCCAGTATAATTTTTacacaaatgcaaatgaaattGATGCTCTGTGTATGTTATATGATTTTGTGAAACCAGCAAAAGAAAGCACAATGTTCAGGGTTCCAACTAATTTTCCACAAGTCACAAAGGTAAGTCTAGAGCTCAGTTTGTGGACCGGATTTAGCTTCAGTCAGCCTCACTTCCAAAAATCCTTAAGTTAAGCTCTTTGCTATTGATTCACCAATTAAGTAAATATATTAAGCAATGCAAAAGAAAGGAGATCTGCTTGCCAAGTGAAAACTGATTTTCCAAAACAGCAAACTATTGTCTATCTCCCTTCCATGCTTTCTACCCCAAGTTGTGGGGGCCCACCAGCTTTATTAAATTACAGCTGTGCTGTAGTAATGCATGGAGCTTTATATGCATTCATATGTTACTGCAGGGGTTGGTACACTGTCAGGCAGGAAGATGGGATAAGGTGATGGACTAAACCCCCACAACACAGGTCTTAGCTGAGCTTTGCCAGGTTGCTTAAACTTCACTTTTATCAACTTTCCATCCAACAGCTTCTCAAACTAAACAACTGTTCCAACTGCTTCAGCCACAGAGGTGGCTCATTTGGGGGCACTGCTTGAATTTCCTGTGCCTACAGGCCAACTCTACAGTAAGAAGGTACATTACTATTGTCTACTGGCTGGTAGGTGGCTGTGATGCTGAAGCCCCAGTGAGGTGTCCTACCCTCCTAAGGACAGGGGGTGAGCTCTGCACTGGAGCTGGAAGGAGAAGAGAGATTAGAGGACAACCCAGACACACAGCTGAGAGCTGCCAAGTCAAACAAAAGCGAGAAATGAATAGCTCAGGCCACCTCCCCCACACTATGGGAACTGTACagaggggcaagggaattgcccAGACTTTGGGAATGAAGATCACTTACTGTGTCTGTGAGCTCCTGTTTCAAGTGGTGCAGATCCTTCTGATGCTGCTCCTTTATTCGTTCAATGACCATTTCGGCTTCTAGGCTCATGTTTAGTGGGTTGCAATCTTCGGACCCAAGCCCTAAACAAAACCATCCGacaaaaaatctgttttccaGAAGCCTCAAGTGATCAGATTTTCAAGCCAAAACACTTTGTTAGCTACTTTCCTGGATTTACCGAAACCCAGGGATGTTGGTTACTACAGCCCGTCTGCAACAATGCAGCTCAGGCTCAAAACGGTCCCAGCTGCATCTGGAGCGAAGCAACTCCaagctttcattttcatttgaacGCTTAACACAGGACTGTCTGCTCCATGGCAGCCCTAGCATTCAGCATGAGAATGGGGGTCCCGATCCTGGGCTCTCCCTGAACTGCCCACGGTGCAGTTTTTGGGGAGAAGGAGCACAGAGGTGATGCACACATGGTATCAAGCTTTCCTCTACACTCTCCCTATCCTGGAGTCATTGGCACAGGCCTCCTCGGCCAGCAGAAATCTGAACAGCCCTCTTTGATGTCTGCCAGCAGATGCTTGCACCAGGCCGCCAGCTCCAGTGCCCATACGCAGCACATTCCCTCTCCATCACTACAGCTGAAACCTCTGCCAGCTTCACATCACATCACCGGAGGTGCCACCTTCAGTGGCACAATTCTCCCAGGGCCTGATGGGTCGGCTCTGGGGCCGGAATCGTCTGCAGTGGGGCACCCAGTGACTGCACAATACTAAAACAAACAACAATCATCCACTTGTTTTCCTATTGCCTGGCTAGTGGGGGTGTGGGATTAGAGAGAAGCACTGCAGTTATGTGACCTTAGTTTAAATGAAAGAAAGTGTACATGGTTTGCGATTTAAAGAAAATAACGGGGACTTAGGAGTCATTGGCAGGCTATGAAAATACAGGGAGAAAAAGTGCACTCACTCAATGTGGCTGATCAGAAAAAAGAGAACCTAAGAACGGctagactgggtcagaccaaaaggtccatccagcccagtgtcctgtccctCAACAGTGGCCCATGGCATGTGTGTCTGATCCCCAGGAATGACTTCCCCTAGTTTGCACAATGAAGAAGAGCGGTTCTACGTTGAGCAAGTAGTGACTCTTTCCCACTGTTGTCATCCCAAAGGAAGAGGCCCAGACATAAGATCTGGTCGACTCCAGGCCAGCAGAGGGGtaaaccccaaactgccccagaacGGTTCACAGCTACAAGTAGCAACTGTCAAGGACATCAATGGTCTGTATTAAAAGAAGagttcttaaaaaaaattcattaCATGGACCTGTCCGCGTGAGTCTGAGTGCACCCCAGTGTTACGATCAAATGCCCAGGCCTGCATCTTGCTGTCCGGCTGTTGTAATAACTAATTTAGGCTTCTATACAGGCTCAGAGCAAGTGCATCAGCAGCATTTGGCTTGGGGATTTAATAAACAAATGCGTAATAGTCTTGGTGTTGTGGCAATACCCTGCACTACAAAAGTTGCTGATAATTCCGGGGACAGAAGGGCATTCCAAGTGTTTCCCTGTGTAAGTTTCCAGTTGTGCCTCGTTGTGGAATATCCCACGTAATCCCTTCTCAAACGCTTCCGGAGagccctctccctctgtaatcccCCCACCAGGATACAGCAGGAGAACCCACTCCCAAGACAGACCCCGAGGAAATATCCTTTACCTTGATCAGGCTCCACACGACCGCTTTCTCCTTTTTTCATATCCAACTCTTCATGCAGTGAGCTCTCCAGAGCAGGTCTAAAGAACCTGCCTTGAACTCGGTACTCTTCCAGCTCAGACTGGAGTTCATCAATCTGATCCTGCAGTTCCtgggttaaataaataaataaataaataaatagtaagtATTTGGAAGGGGGATATTGCAAAACACAGCTCAGCCACGGGACATTTGGAGCGGTTTATTTATCAGAATGACTTGCTATTCTTGAGCTATCCCAAGATTTTTAACACTAACTTGCCGCCCACCTGGGCAGGGCCTATGGCTGTGCTTTGCCAAGTTCCAATACACACAGGTAACTCCGCAATGTGTTTACACCCTCTGAATAATCAGCATCTACATACTGAATGAACgtgttggctgggtctacacttgccccagcttcaaagggggtatgttaatcagggcgatggtagattacaaatgaagagctgcagtgaatatgcagcacttcattaggctaattctcccccgcggcaactttgaagcgtcaaacttcaaagtgtcggcatgcgtgtagccgcgggctcttcaaagtgcctgtgctacttcaaagttgccatgagggaaagttagcctaatgaagtgctgcgtattcactgcagcacttcattagcaatctcctgtCACCCCaactaacatgcccccttcgaagttggggacaagtgtagttAAGCCCTTTGTGTTTGAAACATAGGATGCTTTAATACCCTACACCCGGGTTTCCCAAGTTTTATGTAGTCGGGACccagttttttttcagtaccctttattttgcagcccaaaaatataaatgcatattaaaagaagaatgaaaaaggaataaattttcactgttcattatttattcacaataacaaCAGTACACAGCGACAATTTGTATGTTTCGAAGAActggttttttcccccccccacgaggaccggtactgggccacTGACCACATGATGGAAAACGCTGGCCTGCTTCCAGGTTCCTGCTGCCAAGGAGACAGCACAGAAATCCTACAGACGAACATTCTCACAGAAGATCTGCGATCCTTCCCAGGAGGGCCACCCATCCCCTGTGACCTTGACATGAACGTAACAGGAGGTGGTGCCCTCCCTTAACATTATTGCATATCCCATCTGTTACCACTGGCCAGTGGCCAACAGGACATCCAGAATCCTTGTGCCACACACAGTACACACTGTGTTAGCCTTAACTGGGGCAAAAGAGTCTCTGAGCTAGGAGGTGGATACATCAATTCCCGCTCATTTGAAAAACGTCCAGGAAGCAAACACAGAAATTTCACTCCCCCAGCCTCTTCCGCAGCACTTTCAGAGCTGACAGTACCCTAATGTAGCGGGCTGCATATGCACATGAAAACACATTGAGGCAAATATCCGGCCAGCAGAAACCTGCCAGAAAGGCAGGATGAACGTAACTTGCTCTACAGGGATTTTGGCTTTCACTCCTGAACTGGCAAAATCCCACAATGGGGACAGAGTGACAGGACTGCTGTGGATTAACGATCCTCTAAAACCAGGACAACATGCCATGTGGAACATCTGCAGCCACAGCTGTCCTTGGAAAGAGGACATATTCAAGTAGATATTTTGGGAGaacaaattacaaaaaaaaatttgaatCAGGAAACGGGAAATGTTCATTTAACTTTAATCGCATTTTGCATTTATACTTCTTAGTTATTTCTCAAAGAAAGGCTGAGTCTCATTGGTGGATAAGCAACAAACCAACTATCCATAGCTGTTGAATATGTCTGGCACTCCTGACCAGGAGGATATACTATCGctataaaaaaattatttaagcaATTGCATAACTTACATGaattcagattcttaatttttACACTTTTATTATGTTGGAAAAGGATGAATGACATCTCTTATTTACTAGATGACTTCGTGTAATTTGCGTAAAGCACTATTTGAACGGAGATTCAAAATCAATTGAAATGCACAGAagggtattttattttttaatcaaataaGACTACTTAAATAAGCCGGACACCTAAGAAGAAtttattaaaacttttttttgcatttaaatCTGATTTATTAAACCAAATAACTAGTACTAGATGTAGTTAGCAAACTGAAACAATGGTGTTTGGTCACATCTTTCTGGGCTTTAGAATTAGAAGCTCTCATCCTCTCTTACCTAGCTTTTAGTCACAGATCTGAAGCAAAACAAGcaagttttcctgctttttctaCAACTCCCAATAGATTTCTTTCCTTTGAATAAGCTAATTAATGAACTGAACAAGTTGACTacactgaaatgaagaaaatattcccTCTGTGCCTGCAGAAGAGGTGGTTGCTGTCCAAAGCTATCTTAGCATTTCAACAAATGCTGGTGACAGGTGTTAGCTGAGGCGTCCACCAGATCAGTGAGTTTTCTTTCTTTGAAGTTGGACGTTAACGTGTACTGTTTAATATCAGATTTTGTATGGAATTTAAACTGTTTCAAAAGACTAATATGTTTAGGTCTTAGCATAATTTGTCACagtcacatttaatttcagtttgcttttttctgCAGTAATTGTGCATTTAAATAAGAAACCAGATCATTTTGTTCCAATGTAAAAAACATCTATTTCAGTTACTTTGGTTTAAATGCACACGAGTCAGGGGAAAAAACTCCCTTTACATGCCACTGCTGTTTGGCCCCTCTCTTAGGCAACCAAAGGGGGTGGTGATTTTCATACTGAGAGTCCCAAGTCGCTTTAAaggctggccagccagccagccagccagccacttgcCTAGAGCTGTAAGACAAAGGGTTCCTGTACCAAACCTTATCTCTCATGGCACCGCCTCCCCTTTGGTAGGGTCATTTTCCTTACAAAGCAGAAGCTAAGAGAAGAGCTTTAAAGCCAAAAGGCTTGTGGTCGGTCTAAAAAGGGGAATCAGGTTATAGAACAGCAAACTCACCTGCATCCGATTAGACCTGGCACTCAATTCCGATGAGAAAAGGGCATTAAGTACAGAGCTAAAGTTGGTATTTCCCACCCTTTGGTTCACTCACCCTGCACTGCTGTTCATACTCATTTTTCATTTGTACCAATCTCTCCTCCTGCAGGAAAAACTCCGCACTGCTGGGATCCAGGTCACCAAACTATAACACAGCATGAAAACAATTGAGTTAATCCTCCACTGTGAATAATCCTGGTGCTGAATTTGAGGCCAGGCCGCAATTATCCAAACACTCCAGTCAGCCTGTGTTTTGTTTATATGGAAAATACTGCCAGAGGGGTCAGAGTGGGGGATCGAAGCAACTTCCTAGGCAACAAACCAGCTGTTATTTCAGAGTGCCACGTGCACTTTTCACTCCCTTCGATTCCACtgggtatttttgtttttagcCACAAATCTACAATGCAACTATAAAAAGTCAGTAGCCTGAAAGTGTTTATAGGTAGGAAACATTTGTTAGAGTCGCAGAAAATTCTACAGTAAGGCCCTTTAAGAATATTGAGAAAGGTGAACTAACCAAAAGAGCCCCCCAACCCAAAATTACGGTGCAGTTTAGTCTCAGAGCGGTAAGCtctattagtctgtagcttcacaatgacaagtcctgtgggaccttgaagatgaacaaatttattaggtcataagctttcaggggaagcctttaaggtgcctcaggactgctttGTGCAGTTTCTGACAATATGGCCACCATGCTGAACTGTTCATCCCAATTTTAGCTCAGATTTAAGAGTGCAAGGGCTCCTGATGTCATCTTGTCTTTGTTTAAGTCTGAATCCCAGAAAAAGGATTCATGCAAGTGTGTGACTGATTCCCTTTTTGAGATCAGGGCCACAGTAAACCAGCTCTGCAGGAAAGAGGTGACTTCCCTCTGGGAAGTGGAAAATACTTATCCCCTTCTACGGTACTATacaacagtgtttcttaagctcTTTGAGACCACTgagcaccaaacaataatatttttatttagtaCACCTAtgaacattgtttaaaaaaaagtcagaccaagaaaaaaaaaaaacaaaaaacaaaaacaaacagcaacacatacagcaaaaacaaaatgatgtaATTTAATCagctatcatagcaatgaagtagtagcATTGTATCTCGCTTTCATAACCGAAAATATCAGTATATTTTTCCCAAATGCTCACAGAGCATCTGCAAGCGgttcacagaacacagtttaagaaacactgatctacaaAATAGTAAGTCATTTACTGATGCTTCAGATTAGATTTTCCTGAATTAACACTCAGCCACAGTTGTCAGCGTAACCAAGGTCCACTGTGGTCACGTTTCTGAACTGGTGAAATCCCACAGTGGTAGTGGAATGACAGGACTGCTGTGGATTAAGTATTCTCCACAACCAGGGCTTTCCTTGTGGAACCGGACAGCTCGTCCATTCTAAATTGATTCTACATTCTTCATCTGCTGCTATGGTTAAATCAGCATCaggcagcctcccttcaggaatttgctctctgattttcaaaaggcacaaGGGAAGGCTCACCTTCTCAGCCAAGACATTTTCCAGGTTCCTTTGCAGTTTGCTTGTCAGGCTCTCATACTCTGCCAGCTTCTGTCCAGCCTCCAACAGCTCGCTCTCTAACCGGCTGTTCTCCTAAAGGAGAAGAGAATTAAAGTTCTGGGGTATTAGTTTGTTTTAAGCTTTGAAAACACTGATACCTAAGAACGCCCACAGACAGTCGGGTCAGAAGGGACAGCTGTCTGGCATGGAACTCAGCTCACACCTGGATTCGGACACTAACACCGATACACGCTTCAGTCACCAATCTATTTAcaaccccctgcttccccacagccTGAGCTTGTTTGCTTTTTCCAACTGGGCAGAGATAATAAGCCAAGGCGAGAAGGCTCCAAGCAAACAGTGATACCTGAGAGAGAGAAGTTGCCCAAATCCGAGTGTATTCAGACTAGAGCAAGATCAGTAATGAGTTACCTACTTCTAAAACATTTTGAAACCTGAATGTGAGGCTCAAGTACTAATGGCCCCATATCAAAaaacacagccctgcagccccactgttTGGAGACTGTAGATCCAACTGGAGAACATATTTATGGggtttttaaagttttattttgatAGGCCCAAGACCTTAGCAGTAAGATGTTTCCTCTGCTAGCTGGTGGATGGATGGCAAAACAGGTGTCCATCTAGCAGAATTGTCCATCTGGTGTCAGGGTTGATAGGACAGGTGTGCTCGGTATATCATAGCTGTACAGTCTGGGACCCTTAGGACTTCCAAGGAACAGCCCATCCAGGTGAGTCAGAACCACCCCTTTAGGTACATCTACACAAATCATGCCACTAAAGGTCACTGCACCCAGAACAGTCACTGATTTGCTGAATGAGGGCTGAGTTGTAAGTGAGGAAGTTCTACAACTTCAGCCAGCCCTTTGTTACCTTCAGAGAAAGGGTGAGTCGGTCGCGGACGTAGGTCTCTTCTGTTTTCACCTTCTCAatctcctgctccagctccagccgctgtctggcagcctgctgcaggagctgctctcGCTCCTTCCGGAGCTCATTCTTCAAAGCTGCAGTGCGTTCTTTGTACTCCTCATCCAACTTCCTGTGAACaacaaggaaggatggtaagaaGAGTGGCCAAACCCTGTTAAAAAGTAAGCAGGGTAGGACCAGTCACACAAAATCCGCTGGGTTTTGCACCAGCTCCTCCAACATGCACCGCGGAGAAAGCAGGGCAGCTCAGATCAGCAACACACACCCCCCGGTCAGACTGCACAATGGCCTGTGACACGCACAGTCCAGGCTACGTTCTAAGAGGGCTGCTCCCTTGCTAGGGTTAGTTTGGTTCTCCCTCTAACCCATCCCAATTTTCAAGTTAGAGCTCAACTGAAgttgtgtttttgaaaaataaaacaacaacttCTTGTCACCTAAAACGAGAGCACCCAAACAAAGCACCCTAAAGCGAAAAGGAGAGGATTGGGTACAAGGAACCGGGAAGCAGGGAAGAAGAGGATGGGAGCTCAGCCAAATTGATCCCCAGGTCTTTGGaacacagcctgagccccacacacatAGTCCAGCACTGATCTCATTTTTACCAGCTATAACCAATACTGTATACACCTGCTTCAAGGACAGAGCAAAAATGGagtctctctctcaccctgtgcTTTGCTATCATGGCAGCCaaggctgaggtgcggggggccgCCATACCTGAGGTTGTATTCGTTTCGGCGCTCTATGGTAGCGTGGTGGTCATCCACTTCGGAGGCCATGAGAGACTTCAGTTTTTCAGCTTTTTCCAAATCTGAACGTAGCTTCTCTTTTTCTCTGATCACTTG is a window encoding:
- the NIN gene encoding ninein isoform X6; its protein translation is MDEVEQDQYEARLKELFDSFDSTGTGSLGQEELTDLCHVLHLEEVAPGALQQTLLQGNLLGRVHFDQFKEALILILSRTLSNEEDFQEPDSSPEAQPKYIKGGKRYGRRTLPEFQESVEEFAEVTVLEPLKEEARTSPIASSDCNEHWKTQNSEEYEAEGQLRFWNPDDLNASQNTSSPPQDWIEEKLQEVCENLGITRDGHLNRKKLISVCEQYGLQAVDGEVLEDVFHNLEQDGTMSIEDFFYGLFKNGKSLTSSASTPYRQLKRHLSMQSFDESGRRTMALSAMTSTIGFRVFSSLDDGTGYASAERVLDAWHEEGIENGHEILTALDFSLDAKINLTELTLALENELLVTKNGTHQAALASFKMEIRHLLERVDQVIREKEKLRSDLEKAEKLKSLMASEVDDHHATIERRNEYNLRKLDEEYKERTAALKNELRKEREQLLQQAARQRLELEQEIEKVKTEETYVRDRLTLSLKENSRLESELLEAGQKLAEYESLTSKLQRNLENVLAEKFGDLDPSSAEFFLQEERLVQMKNEYEQQCRELQDQIDELQSELEEYRVQGRFFRPALESSLHEELDMKKGESGRVEPDQGLGSEDCNPLNMSLEAEMVIERIKEQHQKDLHHLKQELTDTMSRYENQLVETRAHCEKEQENVVKKYNEERQMMEKQISALKNQIEALQGEAEILKEEKERLDCKHNEERNNLQMVFDKEKANLQELLKLRHEEDLQISLAQVQESFNREREELLQKGVGMEEKMRALVQTLQEEKEEVERGFQEQLKSLTEKHAFERAELQREFLEKHQKELQEERKKMETNYNRRTSQMETQFSVNRQTIVNKYEETLRNLEERYQRELQELAKQQCEEKSQWEFEKDEIIQECTEAQEQLRATLESKKAISFALTQEKELLEKNFKEHVNKLVCEKEQLQKELQDLRNATEKQEDELRNKIQQLQNDHARELKVREEHMSGIEEKRKLVSQRLEVLETEYKQEKCKLNSKLLDLEGLNRETHERAEREKAEMSLEILKLEGKIKKLQQETLDLARLRKDFGALANECAELKSRVSALSGMQQLEESGDVLINLQPEQVVKENLNMVSEIIKLQTQAKEPGKLSGFDQSNSEMEDSPLQDKMEQTEGKVLKNLDDGCKETDKGEDLQVLSLLEAKAKKLEEMTEAYSSLEKVCEDTKVENHALKKQLAQLLESIMVLETRCNEADDKKQHQISKAFVLEMKQMELKKIFEAGLKLKMSYEDVQREHRCLQEDRNVAKIKSNHATDSKGLGLVVSRLPTERAKAEERPEVCLQLEKADGVTKGDGELNNLVPQLWEKIEELEEGSVERSTLMSLQEEIQLENMRLKSELTKLLEQNKKLEESVPRLTSLRHRLEESNQESAKLRQEKALLLEKVKQLEGTCDQYAQEKLEMHSENIRLQHRLGKLEEHILIFKVLQDKHGQCETMIKDMATEKRELEELNRKLKEKVTSLVKQRDMPSQEEKEELNSAIYDLQSVCSELQQKVELLRCEAEKLRDENTLLKEEITLLNEEGSVSNLKLRELNGSREEMWQKLEAIRKEKVAVQKMVDNLRKQVADLKSRNQQLDFENTELSQKNLKNQAEIQDLGQRLARLLRQKEKEMGKCTAEEWERERSKLKEELDNCKVKSSALVSSLETELSKVKVQTLLLEQENHLLKQELEKTQQLPRCPDLSDFQNEISSIITKNEKLLKEKEVLSEELNRCVDKVAKVNLLENVIASLKQEQKSWEQQNQTLKTQLTVSQEKVLSLDEALQNINLQVSRLKSDLRVTQQEKETLKQEVISLHKQLQNANDTIWQLEPVTLSMKHQKHQSQSGIVKAIEQEKLSLKRECEQLQKELSSAHRKINQMNSLEHELETISLENEGLRKKQVKLDEQLMEMLHSGSGVMISQSHRSRELQPLQQQGCPMVPKEQFLQLQHQLQQAERRSQRLQEELENRPSETNMPQALLPEQRAVHADSYRRIGHL